One Luteibacter sp. 9135 DNA segment encodes these proteins:
- a CDS encoding thiazole synthase yields MDILTLYGQDFHSRLLLGTAQYPSPACLADAVRAAGSEIVTVSLRRESASAQSGQQFWQLVRELGCRVLPNTAGCHSVKEAVTTARMARELFDTPWIKLEVIGDSDTLRPDVFGLVDAARILAAEGFEVFPYTTDDLGVAERLLDAGCRVLMPWAAPIGSGRGLSHPYALRTLRSYYPGVPLIVDAGIGLPSQAAAAMEMGYDAVLLNTAVAKAGDPVGMAGAFAHAITAGRAAWRAGPMETRDMAAPSTPVIGMAQWG; encoded by the coding sequence GTGGATATCCTTACCCTCTACGGCCAGGACTTCCATTCGCGGCTGCTGCTGGGCACGGCCCAGTACCCGTCGCCCGCGTGCCTGGCCGACGCCGTGCGTGCCGCCGGCAGCGAGATCGTCACGGTGTCGCTGCGCCGCGAATCGGCCAGCGCGCAGAGCGGGCAGCAGTTCTGGCAACTGGTGCGCGAACTCGGCTGCCGGGTGCTGCCGAACACGGCAGGCTGCCATTCGGTGAAGGAGGCGGTTACCACGGCACGCATGGCGCGTGAACTGTTCGACACGCCGTGGATCAAGCTGGAGGTGATCGGCGACAGCGACACGCTGCGCCCCGATGTCTTCGGCCTCGTGGACGCCGCGCGCATCCTCGCCGCCGAAGGCTTCGAGGTCTTCCCGTATACCACCGACGATCTGGGCGTGGCCGAGCGTCTTCTCGATGCCGGATGCCGCGTGCTGATGCCGTGGGCGGCGCCGATCGGCAGCGGGCGCGGGCTCAGCCATCCCTACGCCCTGCGCACCCTGCGCAGCTACTACCCCGGCGTGCCCCTGATCGTCGATGCCGGCATCGGGCTGCCGTCGCAGGCGGCCGCCGCCATGGAGATGGGTTACGACGCGGTGCTGCTCAACACGGCCGTGGCCAAAGCCGGCGATCCCGTGGGCATGGCCGGCGCCTTCGCGCACGCTATAACGGCCGGTCGTGCCGCCTGGCGGGCCGGCCCCATGGAAACGCGCGACATGGCGGCACCGTCCACGCCCGTGATAGGTATGGCGCAATGGGGATGA
- the thiS gene encoding sulfur carrier protein ThiS, translating to MSIMVNGEPQADACDLAALLARMGLHEAVVATALNGTFIPLARRAATTLRAGDHVEILAPMQGG from the coding sequence ATGAGCATCATGGTCAACGGCGAACCACAGGCAGACGCATGCGACCTTGCCGCGTTGCTCGCGCGGATGGGTCTGCACGAAGCGGTGGTCGCCACGGCGTTGAACGGCACGTTCATACCTTTGGCGCGCCGTGCCGCGACGACCTTGCGCGCAGGCGATCACGTCGAGATCCTCGCTCCGATGCAGGGAGGCTGA
- a CDS encoding FAD-dependent oxidoreductase: MSRPLEGTEVAVIGAGVAGLTASLALAERGARVVLYERSATLGAQACSWMAGGMLAPYCERDGSEPRVSERGMASLDWWPRHVPGVTRGGSLVVAAARDRPDLVHFAARTEHHEALDADGLAALEPDLAGRFGQALWFADEAHLDPRHALEALALALRHLGGRLELDADVRCDDFADRPVIDCRGLGARDALPSLRAVRGEMILLRSRDVRLQRPVRLLHPRTPVYVIPRADGLLMLGATSIESEHAGPVSVRSAVELLNAAYLLHPALADAEILELGVGLRPAFPDNLPAVVRDGHVLRFNGLYRHGFLLAPWYAERLADGLADHFAEAA; the protein is encoded by the coding sequence ATGTCCCGGCCGCTTGAGGGCACGGAGGTCGCGGTGATCGGCGCGGGCGTGGCCGGACTGACGGCCTCCCTGGCGCTGGCCGAGCGTGGTGCGAGGGTGGTGCTGTACGAGCGCTCGGCGACGTTGGGCGCGCAAGCCTGTTCGTGGATGGCGGGTGGCATGCTGGCGCCGTATTGCGAGCGAGACGGCAGCGAGCCGCGCGTGAGCGAGCGCGGCATGGCGTCGCTGGACTGGTGGCCACGGCATGTGCCGGGGGTGACGCGCGGCGGTTCGCTGGTGGTGGCAGCTGCGCGGGATCGTCCGGACCTCGTGCATTTCGCCGCGCGCACCGAACATCACGAGGCGCTGGATGCCGACGGTCTTGCCGCGCTGGAACCCGATCTGGCCGGCCGCTTCGGACAGGCCTTGTGGTTTGCCGATGAAGCCCATCTCGATCCGCGACACGCCCTGGAGGCACTGGCCCTTGCCTTGCGCCACCTCGGTGGTCGCCTCGAACTGGACGCCGACGTGCGTTGCGACGACTTTGCCGACCGGCCGGTGATCGACTGCCGTGGGCTGGGTGCGCGCGACGCGCTGCCCAGCCTGCGTGCCGTGCGCGGCGAGATGATCCTGCTGCGCAGCAGAGACGTCCGCTTGCAGCGTCCGGTGCGTCTGCTGCATCCACGCACGCCGGTGTATGTGATTCCCCGTGCGGATGGCCTGCTGATGCTCGGTGCCACCTCGATCGAGAGCGAGCACGCGGGACCGGTGAGCGTGCGTTCCGCGGTGGAACTGCTCAACGCCGCTTACCTGTTGCATCCGGCCCTGGCCGATGCCGAGATCCTCGAGCTCGGCGTCGGCCTTCGCCCGGCCTTTCCCGACAACCTGCCGGCCGTGGTGCGCGATGGCCACGTGCTGCGTTTCAACGGTCTTTACCGGCACGGCTTCCTGCTGGCTCCGTGGTATGCGGAGCGCCTGGCGGATGGGCTGGCCGATCATTTTGCGGAGGCGGCATGA
- the thiC gene encoding phosphomethylpyrimidine synthase ThiC yields MLSNTPAHADAPATVTTGPIRGSRKVYLSPPGHPHLHVPFRQVTLSDPREPPLNLYDASGPYTDTEAGIDLARGLPPVREAWLARRDLVRIEGRDVRPEDNGNLSADAVVPACPAPVALRRGLPGRLVTQYEFARAGIVTEEMVYAAFRENLGREQALSDVTERLADGESFGAEIPDVVTPEFVRDEIARGRAILPANVNHPELEPMVIGRNFLVKVNANIGNSAVSSGVAEEVEKLVWSTRWGADTVMDLSTGRNIHNIRSWIMRNAPVPIGTVPIYQALEKVGGDPLKLTWEVFRDTLIEQAEQGVDYFTIHAGVRLAHVPLAARRVTGIVSRGGSIMARWCLAGHRESFLYEKFEEICAICRQYDVSLSLGDGLRPGSIADANDAAQFAELETLGELTRIAWDHGCQVMIEGPGHVPMHKIKVNMDKQLALCGEAPFYTLGPLTTDVAPGYDHITSGIGAAMIGWFGTAMLCYVTPKEHLGLPDRDDVKVGVITYRIAAHAADLAKGHPAAKLRDDALSRARFDFRWEDQFNLALDPDTARAYHDATLPKDAHKVAHFCSMCGPKFCSMKISQDLRREAEAMEGMAQKSEEFLAGGGALYVPAA; encoded by the coding sequence ATGCTTTCGAACACGCCTGCCCACGCGGATGCGCCCGCAACCGTGACCACCGGCCCGATACGCGGCTCGCGCAAGGTCTACCTTTCCCCGCCCGGTCATCCCCACCTGCACGTTCCTTTTCGCCAGGTCACGCTGAGCGACCCCCGCGAACCGCCGCTCAACCTGTACGACGCCTCGGGCCCCTACACCGATACTGAAGCGGGCATCGATCTCGCCCGCGGCTTACCGCCCGTGCGCGAGGCCTGGCTGGCCAGGCGCGACCTGGTCCGTATCGAGGGTCGCGACGTGCGGCCCGAAGACAATGGCAACCTCAGCGCCGATGCCGTGGTGCCGGCCTGTCCCGCACCGGTTGCGTTACGTCGTGGCCTGCCCGGGCGCCTGGTGACGCAATACGAATTCGCCAGGGCCGGCATCGTCACCGAAGAGATGGTGTACGCGGCGTTTCGCGAAAACCTCGGCCGGGAACAGGCCTTGAGCGATGTCACGGAGCGACTGGCGGACGGCGAGAGCTTCGGTGCCGAGATTCCCGATGTGGTCACCCCCGAGTTCGTTCGCGACGAGATCGCGCGCGGGCGGGCGATCCTGCCCGCCAACGTCAACCATCCGGAACTCGAGCCCATGGTCATCGGGCGCAACTTCCTGGTGAAGGTCAACGCCAACATCGGCAATTCGGCAGTCAGCTCCGGCGTGGCCGAGGAGGTCGAGAAGCTGGTGTGGTCCACCCGATGGGGCGCCGATACCGTCATGGATCTTTCCACGGGCCGCAACATCCACAACATCCGCTCGTGGATCATGCGCAACGCGCCGGTGCCCATCGGCACCGTGCCGATCTACCAGGCCCTGGAGAAGGTCGGCGGCGATCCGCTGAAGCTCACCTGGGAGGTGTTCCGCGACACGCTGATCGAGCAGGCGGAGCAGGGCGTGGATTACTTCACCATCCACGCGGGCGTGCGCCTGGCGCACGTGCCGCTGGCGGCGCGACGCGTCACGGGTATCGTCAGCCGCGGCGGCTCGATCATGGCGCGCTGGTGCCTGGCGGGACATCGCGAGAGTTTCCTCTACGAGAAATTCGAGGAGATCTGCGCCATTTGCCGGCAGTACGACGTGTCGTTGTCGCTGGGCGACGGCCTGCGTCCGGGTTCCATCGCCGATGCGAACGACGCCGCGCAGTTCGCCGAGCTGGAAACGCTGGGCGAGCTGACCCGCATCGCGTGGGACCACGGCTGCCAGGTGATGATCGAAGGGCCGGGTCATGTGCCGATGCACAAGATCAAGGTGAACATGGACAAGCAGCTGGCGCTGTGCGGGGAAGCGCCGTTCTACACGCTGGGGCCGTTGACCACGGATGTGGCGCCCGGTTACGACCACATCACCTCGGGTATCGGCGCGGCGATGATCGGCTGGTTCGGCACGGCCATGCTTTGCTACGTTACGCCGAAGGAACACCTCGGGCTGCCCGATCGCGATGATGTCAAGGTGGGCGTCATCACCTATCGCATCGCGGCGCACGCCGCGGACCTGGCCAAGGGCCATCCGGCCGCGAAGCTACGCGACGATGCGCTGTCGCGCGCGCGCTTCGATTTCCGCTGGGAAGACCAGTTCAACCTGGCGCTGGACCCGGACACCGCGCGTGCCTACCACGATGCCACGCTGCCCAAGGACGCGCACAAGGTGGCGCATTTCTGCTCGATGTGCGGCCCGAAGTTCTGTTCGATGAAGATCTCGCAGGACCTGCGTCGCGAAGCGGAAGCCATGGAGGGCATGGCGCAGAAGTCCGAGGAATTCCTGGCCGGCGGGGGCGCCTTGTATGTCCCGGCCGCTTGA
- a CDS encoding DUF3761 domain-containing protein produces MLARLLLSLAATALFATSALAQQAVPQQARPSSFHRAAPGAVMVEGGYYTNRDGIQVHRPAHTTNDQPPAGASAQCGDGSFSFSLNRRGTCSHHGGVTRWL; encoded by the coding sequence ATGCTTGCCCGTCTACTGCTGTCCCTCGCCGCCACCGCGCTTTTCGCCACCTCTGCGCTGGCCCAGCAGGCCGTTCCCCAACAGGCGCGACCTTCCTCCTTTCACCGCGCCGCACCGGGTGCCGTTATGGTGGAGGGCGGCTATTACACGAACCGGGACGGCATTCAGGTGCACCGACCCGCCCACACGACGAACGACCAGCCGCCCGCTGGTGCATCCGCACAATGCGGCGACGGCTCCTTCAGCTTCAGTCTGAATCGCCGCGGCACCTGCTCCCATCATGGCGGCGTCACCCGCTGGCTCTGA
- a CDS encoding alpha-amylase family glycosyl hydrolase, protein MSMLCDAAEAGADAFHEALARTPRQGRQASAEAIRRLHRLLNALYGRSEGFADHFADLCDRLGHLANARPAALRARDERCAVRPGWFLEDRPVAYMAYVDRFAGDLKGVRSRIPHLQKLGVSYLHLLPFLRGRHGENDGGFAVRAFDEVEPRLGTMADLEALCTDLHAAGIMLCSDLVLNHVADDHAWARAAAAGDAQYRSYFHILPDRQACDAYEVGLDQVFPEVAPGNFTHIPTMGGWVWTTFYPYQWDLNYAHFPVFAAMAETMLGLANRGIDVFRLDSAPFLWKRAGTSCTNQPEVHVILQALRAVIELVAPGVLLKAEAVMPPADVSRYLGDAQHPECHLAYHSGLMAAAWTALVEQRADMVETVMKATPPPPPGTGWMTYVRCHDDIVWSVLKQDVAAGGRRFRERIGFVADFLEGCVPGSYARGVAFQRGRERTLHGTNGMTAALVGLPGNDPAAQRLALARFQLLYGLACWAGAVPMIFMGDELVQGNNDDARDVAAMVADSRWTERPRFDDTRLRDMEIGEGLPAASFAAMRALLDARADTRLDPQAPVTVIESGHPAVLALQRGPDAWAVFNFSGSRIPLDDLPVRLQARDEVLHGQRGAGLMPYGMLWVVRGS, encoded by the coding sequence ATGAGCATGTTGTGCGACGCCGCGGAAGCCGGTGCGGATGCGTTCCACGAAGCGTTGGCCAGGACGCCCCGGCAAGGTCGGCAGGCGAGCGCGGAGGCAATTCGCCGTCTTCATCGGCTGCTGAACGCACTCTACGGCCGTAGCGAAGGGTTCGCGGACCACTTCGCCGATCTTTGCGATCGCCTGGGCCACCTCGCCAACGCACGCCCCGCCGCCCTGCGGGCTCGTGATGAACGATGCGCCGTTAGGCCCGGCTGGTTCCTGGAAGATCGCCCCGTCGCCTATATGGCTTACGTGGACCGCTTCGCCGGGGATCTGAAGGGGGTGCGCTCGCGCATACCGCACCTGCAAAAACTGGGCGTGAGCTACCTGCACCTGCTGCCGTTCCTGCGTGGTCGCCATGGCGAGAACGACGGTGGCTTTGCCGTGCGTGCGTTCGACGAGGTCGAGCCCCGGCTGGGCACGATGGCCGACCTGGAAGCGCTGTGCACCGACCTGCACGCCGCCGGCATCATGCTGTGCTCGGACCTGGTATTGAACCATGTCGCGGACGATCATGCATGGGCACGCGCCGCCGCTGCGGGCGATGCGCAGTACCGGTCCTATTTCCACATCCTGCCCGACCGGCAGGCATGCGACGCCTATGAGGTCGGCCTGGACCAGGTGTTCCCCGAAGTCGCGCCGGGCAACTTCACCCACATCCCGACCATGGGCGGGTGGGTCTGGACCACGTTCTATCCCTACCAGTGGGATCTCAACTACGCCCATTTCCCCGTGTTCGCCGCGATGGCGGAGACCATGCTGGGCCTGGCCAACCGCGGCATCGATGTGTTTCGCCTGGACTCCGCGCCGTTCCTGTGGAAACGCGCCGGGACCTCGTGCACCAACCAGCCGGAGGTGCACGTCATCCTGCAGGCGTTGCGTGCGGTGATCGAACTGGTCGCGCCGGGCGTGCTGCTGAAGGCCGAGGCGGTGATGCCGCCGGCGGACGTGTCGCGCTACCTGGGCGACGCGCAGCATCCCGAGTGTCACCTGGCGTACCACAGTGGCCTCATGGCCGCCGCGTGGACGGCGCTGGTGGAACAACGCGCTGACATGGTGGAAACGGTCATGAAGGCCACCCCCCCACCGCCGCCTGGCACCGGCTGGATGACCTATGTGCGCTGCCACGACGACATCGTGTGGAGCGTGCTGAAGCAGGACGTGGCGGCCGGTGGCCGGCGCTTTCGCGAGCGCATCGGCTTCGTCGCGGACTTCCTTGAAGGTTGCGTGCCGGGCAGCTATGCACGCGGCGTCGCGTTCCAGCGCGGACGCGAGCGCACCCTGCACGGCACCAACGGCATGACCGCCGCGCTCGTGGGCCTGCCCGGCAACGATCCCGCGGCGCAGCGCCTGGCCCTCGCCCGGTTCCAGCTGCTTTACGGCCTGGCCTGCTGGGCGGGCGCCGTGCCGATGATCTTCATGGGCGACGAACTGGTCCAGGGCAACAACGACGATGCACGTGACGTCGCCGCCATGGTGGCCGACAGCCGATGGACCGAACGTCCCCGCTTCGACGACACGCGTCTGCGTGACATGGAGATCGGTGAAGGTCTGCCGGCTGCGAGCTTCGCCGCCATGCGCGCCCTCCTCGATGCACGCGCCGATACACGCCTGGACCCCCAGGCACCGGTGACGGTGATCGAAAGCGGCCATCCCGCCGTACTCGCCTTGCAGCGTGGCCCGGATGCCTGGGCGGTGTTCAACTTCAGCGGATCGCGTATCCCGCTGGACGATCTGCCGGTTCGGCTGCAGGCGCGCGACGAGGTGCTTCACGGCCAGCGGGGGGCGGGATTGATGCCTTACGGCATGCTATGGGTCGTAAGGGGTAGCTAG
- a CDS encoding DODA-type extradiol aromatic ring-opening family dioxygenase, with the protein MRLPTYFLSHGGGPWPWLKDDQRGAYDALDASLHAVRSELGDAPRAILMVSGHWEASRFLVSSGTQPPMIFDYHGFPEHTYRIRYDAPGDPVLAERVYRLLADGGVPSGLDPHRGFDHGTFSLMHTLYPEAALPVVQLSLRADFDPATHLRVGELLAPLRDEGVLIVGSGLSFHDLRSFMNGRGGTASALFDQWLNDVLVDAPPAMRHAQLLRWADAPAARAAHPREDHLLPLMVAVGAAGDDSGTRIYHEREFMGAITVSSFRFGAPPR; encoded by the coding sequence ATGCGACTTCCCACTTACTTCCTCTCCCACGGCGGCGGCCCCTGGCCCTGGCTCAAGGACGACCAGCGCGGTGCCTACGATGCCCTGGACGCCTCGCTGCACGCCGTTCGCAGTGAACTGGGTGACGCGCCCCGCGCCATCCTGATGGTCTCCGGCCACTGGGAAGCCAGCCGGTTCCTGGTGTCTTCGGGCACCCAGCCGCCGATGATCTTCGACTACCACGGTTTTCCCGAGCATACCTACCGCATCCGCTATGACGCGCCAGGCGATCCGGTACTGGCCGAACGCGTGTATCGACTGCTGGCGGACGGCGGCGTGCCCTCGGGTCTCGATCCCCACCGTGGCTTCGACCACGGCACGTTTTCCCTGATGCACACGCTGTATCCGGAAGCGGCGCTGCCCGTGGTTCAACTGTCGCTACGGGCGGACTTCGACCCGGCGACGCATCTGCGCGTGGGTGAATTGCTTGCCCCGCTGCGTGACGAGGGCGTGCTGATCGTCGGCAGCGGCCTCAGCTTCCATGACCTGCGCAGCTTCATGAACGGCAGGGGCGGTACCGCGTCGGCCTTGTTCGACCAATGGTTGAACGATGTCCTGGTGGATGCGCCGCCCGCCATGCGACATGCGCAACTGCTGCGCTGGGCGGACGCACCGGCGGCACGCGCGGCCCATCCACGCGAAGACCACCTGCTGCCGCTCATGGTCGCCGTCGGCGCCGCCGGCGACGATTCCGGCACACGCATCTATCACGAGCGCGAGTTCATGGGTGCGATCACCGTGTCCAGCTTCCGCTTCGGCGCGCCACCCCGGTAA
- a CDS encoding glycerophosphodiester phosphodiesterase family protein: MSRFSRSLRRSTLPLCVALSVAALVAPITAMAANNWNPSRILAAFENPYVGNTKDVGVISHRGIVDNGCPENSSCSILNTYNHNVEAIELDVKEDADGTLWLFHDQNAGRMLFHLPNFDIFQPAQNPKGWDPDIRTMTSQELLGSFLRDRNFSKTGYHPVTVARALATVKTEANHMLVVLDIKTVTAVNQAANLAKQLGMQNQVVLKFSSSLFASNPNAMLGATKGVAFAPTVYAGDEDNIATHYNGLCGAITPESAQCRVNAWVNEAKGIGASWVEIGNKQPVAGDPTYGLLRAEAGLKRAIGAFSPVIEYRVNMHDGYHFVRSNGTCCAALSDYLSRTRYFGNETRDDRPNFAAQVFTGATNVITDDPLSVIPAVHRDTSRYQ; encoded by the coding sequence ATGAGTCGTTTCAGCAGATCGCTACGCCGTTCCACCCTTCCCCTCTGCGTCGCCCTCTCGGTCGCCGCATTGGTCGCCCCCATCACGGCCATGGCCGCCAACAACTGGAACCCCAGCCGCATCCTCGCGGCGTTCGAGAATCCCTACGTCGGCAACACCAAGGATGTCGGGGTCATTTCCCACCGCGGCATCGTCGACAACGGTTGTCCCGAAAACTCGTCGTGCTCCATACTGAACACGTACAACCACAACGTCGAAGCCATCGAACTGGACGTCAAGGAAGACGCCGATGGCACGCTCTGGTTGTTCCACGACCAGAACGCCGGCCGCATGCTGTTCCACCTGCCCAACTTCGATATCTTCCAGCCGGCGCAAAACCCGAAGGGCTGGGATCCGGACATCCGCACCATGACGTCACAGGAGCTGCTCGGCTCCTTCCTGCGTGACCGCAACTTCTCCAAGACCGGGTACCACCCGGTCACGGTGGCGCGCGCGTTGGCGACGGTGAAGACCGAGGCCAACCACATGCTGGTCGTGCTCGACATCAAGACCGTGACCGCAGTGAATCAGGCGGCCAACCTGGCCAAGCAGTTGGGCATGCAGAACCAGGTCGTGCTGAAGTTCAGCTCGTCGCTGTTCGCCAGCAATCCCAACGCCATGCTCGGCGCGACCAAGGGCGTCGCCTTCGCGCCGACTGTCTATGCGGGTGACGAAGACAACATCGCGACCCACTACAACGGGCTGTGCGGTGCGATCACGCCGGAATCGGCGCAGTGCCGCGTGAACGCGTGGGTCAACGAGGCAAAGGGCATCGGCGCCTCCTGGGTCGAGATCGGCAACAAGCAGCCCGTCGCGGGCGACCCGACGTACGGGCTACTGCGTGCCGAGGCCGGCCTGAAGCGAGCCATAGGCGCGTTCTCGCCCGTCATCGAATACCGCGTCAACATGCATGACGGGTATCACTTCGTCCGCAGCAACGGTACGTGCTGCGCGGCACTGAGCGACTACCTGAGCCGCACGCGCTACTTCGGCAACGAGACACGGGACGACCGTCCCAACTTCGCCGCCCAGGTCTTCACCGGCGCCACCAACGTCATCACGGACGACCCGCTGAGCGTCATCCCGGCGGTTCACCGCGACACGTCGCGCTACCAGTAA